The Variovorax paradoxus genome window below encodes:
- a CDS encoding TIM barrel protein, whose product MLRFDPNLRWLFTEYPMLERYEAAARAGFRGVEVAFPYEYPAREIAARLEANGLALVQILSPFDWDAGERGYAALPGLEARFRQSIHTAIDYAAQVGGPMIHVMPGNIGPDMDRARCMELFQENIAWAADQARASGLTLILEPCCRARFPDFLYHRIEEGVAVVEALGRGNVKLCFDTFHIQTEQGAIAERLKAAWPHIGHIQVGSVPGRNEPGTGEIRFPYLFELIEQMGWEGWIGCEYAPSGHTLDTLQWAADHGIRDPRTPAAAH is encoded by the coding sequence ATGCTGCGATTCGATCCCAACCTGCGGTGGCTGTTCACCGAATACCCGATGCTCGAGCGTTACGAGGCGGCCGCCCGGGCCGGCTTCCGCGGCGTCGAGGTGGCTTTCCCCTACGAGTACCCGGCGCGCGAGATCGCGGCGCGGCTCGAGGCCAACGGGCTTGCGCTGGTGCAGATCCTCTCGCCCTTCGACTGGGACGCCGGCGAACGTGGCTACGCGGCGCTGCCGGGACTCGAGGCGCGCTTCCGGCAGAGCATCCACACCGCGATCGACTATGCGGCGCAGGTGGGCGGTCCGATGATCCACGTGATGCCCGGCAACATCGGGCCGGACATGGACCGCGCCCGCTGCATGGAGCTGTTCCAGGAGAACATCGCCTGGGCCGCCGACCAGGCCCGCGCCAGCGGGCTCACGCTGATCCTCGAGCCCTGCTGCCGCGCGCGCTTTCCCGACTTCCTCTATCACCGCATCGAGGAGGGCGTGGCGGTGGTCGAGGCGCTGGGTCGCGGCAACGTGAAGCTGTGCTTCGACACCTTCCACATCCAGACGGAGCAAGGTGCCATCGCCGAACGCCTGAAGGCCGCATGGCCTCACATCGGGCACATCCAGGTCGGCAGCGTGCCGGGCCGCAACGAACCGGGCACCGGCGAGATCCGTTTTCCCTACCTGTTCGAACTGATCGAGCAGATGGGTTGGGAGGGATGGATCGGCTGCGAGTACGCGCCTTCGGGCCACACGCTCGACACGTTGCAATGGGCCGCCGATCACGGCATCCGCGATCCGCGCACGCCAGCGGCCGCGCACTGA
- a CDS encoding IclR family transcriptional regulator, producing MASQQPAKRDLPGPEFLGDEALANHPQFASTLASGLAVLGCFAGGALTLGNKDIADKLGLTRPTVSRLAFTLMGLGYLRKDSQTGKYSLGPAVLSLGYPLLSQLMIRRVAAPEMLELARYVRGPVSVGTRDRLQVVYVETVQGLDTNSTRPDIGSTRPILRTAMGRALLFALDPQERALVLKRLEESQPEDWTAFSQAAAQAQEQIAARDFCVVSGDWQPTLAAVGVPMRMPVNGMALAFNLTVPSYSTDIDQLERSLGPRLVDLVRSVESKLGSLEAR from the coding sequence ATGGCATCTCAACAACCCGCCAAGCGGGATCTCCCTGGTCCGGAATTCCTCGGCGACGAAGCGTTGGCCAACCATCCGCAGTTCGCGTCTACGCTGGCTTCGGGGTTGGCGGTGCTTGGCTGCTTTGCGGGTGGGGCGCTGACCCTCGGCAACAAGGACATCGCTGACAAGTTGGGACTGACGCGCCCCACCGTCTCGCGGCTCGCCTTCACGCTCATGGGGTTGGGGTATCTGCGAAAGGACTCGCAGACAGGCAAGTACTCGCTCGGGCCTGCGGTGCTGTCGCTGGGCTATCCGCTGCTGTCGCAGTTGATGATCCGGCGGGTGGCCGCGCCCGAGATGCTGGAGCTCGCGCGCTATGTGCGGGGTCCTGTGTCTGTGGGGACACGGGATCGACTACAGGTCGTCTACGTCGAAACGGTTCAAGGGTTGGACACCAACTCGACCCGTCCCGATATCGGCTCCACGCGTCCGATCTTGCGCACGGCGATGGGCAGGGCGCTGCTCTTCGCGCTTGATCCGCAAGAACGCGCCTTGGTACTGAAGCGGCTCGAGGAATCGCAGCCTGAAGACTGGACTGCGTTCTCGCAAGCAGCGGCGCAGGCCCAGGAGCAAATCGCCGCGCGAGACTTCTGCGTGGTGTCGGGCGACTGGCAACCCACGCTCGCTGCGGTGGGAGTCCCGATGCGCATGCCCGTCAATGGAATGGCACTGGCCTTCAACCTGACCGTGCCGTCCTACTCCACGGATATCGATCAGCTCGAAAGGAGCTTGGGCCCCCGCCTGGTGGATCTGGTCCGCAGCGTCGAGTCCAAGCTCGGATCGCTCGAGGCGCGGTAG
- a CDS encoding metallophosphoesterase: MITRPALKDHGSLLFSFAVVADTHVNERDDASSSPYHTNQLANERARHVFQDIAAMSPAPAFVVHLGDIVHPVPSLPTFGDAVAQFKAIASPLKVPLHLVPGNHDVGDKRVDWMPADQVCGDYLDIYRGAFGADYHAFDRENLRFVFLNSLLLNSGLPQEQAQKQWFEAQMDGADDKRVFLFMHYPPFIYKEDERGNYDNVDEPARSWLLAQMKRPHVEGVFAGHVHNFWYDRTGNAEFYMLPSTAFLRHDFTEFYKVSPGYEFGRGDVEKFGYFVVDVFETGHVAYSVRTMGRQSALGAPAARMPMRYLAHPKTSTFDGVGVELRHPWAESMQITATGGVQEFGRKWARNDYPLLALWEMGARLAKVPDLDLAEPESRERMRLMAKLGHRYIVSTLKLPKTDALAEADVEGCGVDAFEVNITLDNFSRRKDEWRAFREATGRKLYLSKILTYDGSHYDGKHFSHFVHAGFSLDELDAHAERLAAGRLAGEFDGITVRLEAEQDLAANVRALNRFVERTRCQVLVSLKLSGTSLAIARTDDRGNVAKVAQSMILSKLSPSIRYVFDTFMDVDRGYFPRHAFIDRRFNPRPAAQAFAMLAALFSDFESFALTDAATARPGSLQFSAGPDRYVLLCEDARAAAEYLDAHAPKVAYDLVEGTTFTGQEPVAALRARLSDRDLPKGTQVLLIRLS, encoded by the coding sequence ATGATCACACGGCCAGCGCTCAAGGACCACGGCTCGCTGCTGTTCTCCTTCGCCGTCGTTGCGGATACCCATGTGAACGAACGCGACGACGCTTCCAGCTCTCCGTATCACACGAATCAGCTGGCCAACGAGCGCGCGCGCCACGTGTTTCAGGACATCGCTGCCATGTCGCCGGCACCGGCCTTCGTCGTTCACTTGGGCGACATCGTCCATCCCGTGCCCTCGCTGCCGACGTTCGGCGATGCGGTCGCGCAATTCAAGGCCATCGCCTCCCCCCTCAAGGTGCCCTTGCATCTGGTACCGGGCAATCACGACGTTGGCGACAAGCGCGTCGACTGGATGCCCGCTGACCAGGTGTGCGGCGACTACCTCGACATCTACCGTGGCGCCTTCGGAGCCGACTACCACGCCTTCGACCGCGAGAACCTTCGCTTCGTCTTCTTGAACTCGCTGTTGCTCAATTCGGGCCTGCCTCAGGAGCAGGCGCAGAAGCAGTGGTTCGAGGCGCAGATGGATGGTGCGGACGACAAGCGGGTGTTCCTGTTCATGCACTACCCCCCGTTCATCTACAAGGAGGACGAGCGCGGCAACTACGACAACGTGGACGAACCGGCCCGGAGCTGGCTGTTGGCGCAGATGAAGCGGCCGCATGTCGAAGGCGTGTTCGCCGGGCACGTCCACAACTTCTGGTACGACAGGACCGGTAACGCCGAGTTCTACATGCTGCCCTCGACCGCATTCCTGCGGCACGATTTCACCGAGTTCTACAAGGTGTCGCCGGGTTACGAGTTCGGCCGGGGCGATGTGGAAAAGTTCGGCTACTTTGTCGTCGATGTCTTCGAGACGGGCCACGTGGCTTACTCGGTCCGCACCATGGGCCGGCAGTCGGCCCTCGGCGCACCCGCCGCACGGATGCCCATGCGCTACCTGGCACATCCAAAGACTTCGACCTTCGATGGCGTGGGCGTCGAGCTGCGACATCCATGGGCCGAGTCGATGCAGATCACGGCCACCGGCGGGGTGCAGGAGTTCGGCCGCAAATGGGCGCGCAATGACTATCCCCTGCTCGCGCTTTGGGAGATGGGCGCACGCCTGGCAAAGGTGCCGGATCTCGACCTGGCGGAGCCGGAATCGCGGGAACGCATGCGGCTCATGGCGAAGCTGGGCCACCGCTACATCGTTTCCACGTTGAAGCTCCCGAAAACTGATGCACTGGCCGAAGCCGACGTCGAAGGCTGCGGCGTCGACGCATTCGAAGTCAACATCACGCTCGACAACTTCTCGCGCCGCAAGGACGAGTGGCGCGCATTTCGCGAGGCCACCGGACGAAAGCTCTATCTGTCCAAGATCCTGACCTACGACGGCTCGCACTACGACGGCAAGCACTTCAGTCATTTCGTCCACGCCGGCTTTTCGCTCGACGAACTCGATGCGCATGCCGAGCGGCTGGCAGCGGGTCGCTTGGCCGGAGAGTTCGACGGCATCACCGTGCGGCTCGAGGCCGAGCAGGATCTTGCCGCGAACGTCCGTGCCTTGAACCGGTTCGTCGAGCGCACGCGATGTCAGGTGCTGGTATCGCTCAAGCTGTCTGGAACGAGCTTGGCGATCGCGCGCACCGACGACCGTGGCAATGTGGCAAAGGTAGCGCAATCGATGATTCTCTCGAAGCTTTCGCCGTCCATCCGCTATGTCTTTGACACCTTCATGGACGTGGACCGAGGCTACTTTCCGCGCCACGCGTTCATCGACAGGCGCTTCAATCCGCGCCCTGCCGCGCAGGCCTTCGCGATGCTCGCGGCATTGTTCTCGGATTTCGAATCCTTCGCGCTGACGGATGCGGCAACAGCCCGCCCGGGCTCGCTGCAGTTCAGCGCCGGCCCTGACCGCTACGTCCTGCTGTGCGAAGACGCGCGGGCCGCGGCAGAGTACCTCGATGCCCATGCGCCGAAGGTGGCATACGACCTGGTCGAAGGCACCACCTTTACCGGCCAGGAACCCGTCGCCGCGTTGCGCGCCCGCCTATCGGACCGCGACCTGCCGAAGGGAACGCAAGTCCTCCTGATCCGCCTGTCCTAG
- a CDS encoding LysR family transcriptional regulator — protein sequence MNFLWLDDFLVLAETGNFSRAAEERHLTQPAFSRRVRALEEWLGTELFDRSGQPATLTPAGEWFGTVARELRARVDRIPADARAVNEADATTLRLAATHALSFTVLPRWLRTLESHVALGPVQLMSDLLPRCELLLSQGKVQFVLSHAHPEAANSLDHSGALSTQVGADALVPVSAPGAKGRARHVLGKSPATPVPLLAYSQESGLGRIAQAVLGRRLDALAPKVVFTAHLASVLRTMALDGRGIAWLPRTLVDEDIAAGTLVPAGGEEWVVPLQVRLYRGRELMGKAVEAFWKAAHRHARP from the coding sequence ATGAATTTCCTCTGGCTCGACGACTTCCTGGTGCTGGCCGAAACGGGCAACTTCTCGCGCGCGGCCGAGGAGCGCCACCTGACCCAGCCGGCCTTCAGCCGCCGCGTGCGCGCGCTCGAGGAATGGCTGGGCACCGAGCTGTTCGACCGCAGCGGCCAGCCGGCCACGCTCACGCCCGCGGGCGAATGGTTCGGCACGGTCGCGCGCGAGCTGCGTGCGCGCGTCGACCGCATTCCGGCCGATGCGCGCGCCGTCAACGAAGCCGATGCCACGACCCTGCGGCTCGCCGCCACGCATGCGCTCTCGTTCACCGTCCTGCCGCGCTGGCTGCGCACCCTCGAGTCGCACGTGGCGCTGGGCCCGGTGCAGCTCATGTCGGACCTGCTGCCGCGCTGCGAGCTGCTGCTGTCGCAGGGCAAGGTGCAGTTCGTGCTGAGCCATGCGCATCCCGAGGCCGCGAACTCGCTCGATCACTCGGGAGCGCTGTCGACGCAGGTCGGTGCCGATGCGCTGGTGCCGGTCAGCGCGCCTGGTGCCAAGGGCCGCGCGCGGCACGTGCTGGGCAAGAGCCCCGCCACGCCCGTGCCGTTGCTCGCCTACAGCCAGGAATCGGGGCTGGGGCGCATCGCGCAGGCCGTGCTGGGCCGCCGGCTCGATGCGCTGGCACCGAAGGTGGTGTTCACCGCGCACCTGGCCTCGGTGCTGCGGACCATGGCGCTCGATGGGCGGGGGATTGCGTGGCTGCCGAGGACCTTGGTCGACGAGGACATCGCGGCGGGCACGCTGGTGCCGGCCGGTGGCGAGGAATGGGTCGTGCCGCTGCAGGTGCGGCTGTACCGCGGGCGCGAGCTGATGGGCAAGGCGGTCGAGGCGTTCTGGAAGGCGGCGCATCGCCACGCTCGACCCTGA
- a CDS encoding LysR family transcriptional regulator produces MNIGNVSLRQLRAFVAIADAGSFAAAARRLHLTPSALSLLIRDLERNVGVRLFDRTTRSTALALAGSEFYPLARQVLDDLSRALESTQDLEQKKRGTVRIACTPLYAATTLPEMIHRYRRRYPAIAVYVLDSLNQQATARVVSGEADLGIAPQRPTPPELLQQSLMRDRIRLVCPGDHPLAARTRVSWAQALQHPFVSLTPDFTNRLQADLFKHSDALALHPAHEVSFITTALGMVRGGFGITAQPSRVLPMLESFGLVSRPLTSPTVDRHLSLFCARARALSPAAESFRDFLVGELSDTPAELRPGAG; encoded by the coding sequence ATGAATATCGGAAACGTGTCCCTGCGCCAGTTGCGCGCCTTCGTCGCCATCGCCGATGCCGGCAGCTTTGCCGCGGCGGCGCGCCGGCTCCATCTCACGCCCTCGGCGCTGAGCCTCTTGATCCGCGATCTCGAACGCAACGTGGGGGTGCGACTGTTCGACCGCACGACGCGGTCGACCGCCCTCGCGCTGGCGGGCAGCGAGTTCTATCCGCTCGCGCGGCAGGTGCTCGACGATCTCTCGCGCGCGCTCGAGAGCACGCAGGACCTCGAGCAGAAGAAGCGCGGCACGGTGCGAATCGCCTGCACGCCGCTCTATGCGGCGACGACGCTGCCCGAGATGATTCATCGCTACCGCCGACGGTATCCGGCGATCGCGGTCTACGTGCTCGATTCGCTGAACCAGCAGGCCACCGCGCGAGTCGTGAGTGGCGAGGCCGACTTGGGCATTGCGCCGCAGCGCCCGACGCCGCCCGAACTGCTGCAGCAGAGCCTGATGCGCGATCGCATCCGGCTGGTGTGCCCGGGCGACCATCCGCTGGCCGCGCGCACCCGCGTGAGCTGGGCGCAAGCGCTGCAGCATCCGTTCGTGAGCCTCACGCCCGACTTCACGAACCGGCTGCAGGCCGATCTGTTCAAGCACTCGGATGCGCTGGCGCTGCATCCGGCGCACGAGGTGTCGTTCATCACCACCGCGCTCGGCATGGTGCGCGGCGGCTTCGGCATCACGGCCCAGCCCAGCCGCGTGCTGCCGATGCTCGAATCCTTCGGCCTGGTGTCGCGGCCGCTGACTTCACCGACGGTGGACCGCCACCTGTCGCTGTTCTGCGCGCGTGCCCGCGCACTGTCGCCGGCGGCCGAAAGCTTCAGGGACTTCCTGGTCGGCGAGCTGTCGGATACACCGGCCGAACTGCGCCCCGGCGCGGGATGA
- a CDS encoding mandelate racemase/muconate lactonizing enzyme family protein, giving the protein MKIVEIREQTLPISSPIRNAYIDFSKMTLSLVAVITDVIRDGKPVVGYGFNSNGRYGQGTLMRERFIPRILEAEPDTLLDASGRNLDPHKVWDTMFKNEKPGGHGERSVAIGTIDMAVWDAVAKIEGKPLFQLLAERYGNGTPNPKVFVYAAGGYYYPGQDHGKLKDEMRSYIDRGYTVVKKKIGGDSLDEDLRRIDSILSVLQDGQKLCVDANGRFDLDTAIAYAKALSQYDLFWYEEAGDPLDFELQATLRNYYANPMATGENLFSMQDARNLIRHGGMRPDRDWLQFDCALSYGLVEYLRTLDMLEQHGWSASRCIPHGGHQMSLNIAAGLGLGGNESYPDLFQPFGGFPDGVKVENGHVTLPPLPGIGFEGKADLYARMRALSD; this is encoded by the coding sequence GTGAAGATCGTCGAGATCCGCGAACAGACCCTTCCGATCAGTTCGCCCATCCGCAATGCGTACATCGACTTTAGCAAGATGACCCTGAGCCTCGTGGCGGTGATCACCGACGTGATCCGCGACGGCAAGCCGGTGGTCGGCTACGGCTTCAATTCGAACGGCCGCTACGGCCAGGGCACGCTGATGCGCGAGCGCTTCATTCCGCGCATCCTCGAAGCCGAGCCCGACACGCTGCTCGACGCGAGCGGCCGCAACCTCGATCCGCACAAGGTGTGGGACACGATGTTCAAGAACGAGAAGCCCGGCGGCCACGGCGAGCGTTCGGTGGCCATCGGCACCATCGACATGGCGGTGTGGGACGCGGTGGCGAAGATCGAGGGCAAGCCCCTGTTCCAGCTGCTGGCCGAGCGCTACGGCAACGGCACGCCGAACCCGAAGGTCTTCGTCTACGCGGCCGGCGGCTACTACTACCCGGGCCAGGACCACGGCAAGCTCAAGGACGAGATGCGCAGCTACATCGACCGCGGCTACACGGTGGTCAAGAAGAAGATCGGCGGCGACTCGCTCGACGAGGACCTGCGTCGCATCGACTCGATCTTGAGCGTGCTGCAGGACGGTCAGAAGCTCTGCGTGGATGCGAACGGCCGCTTCGACCTCGACACGGCGATCGCCTATGCCAAGGCGCTGTCGCAGTACGACCTCTTCTGGTATGAGGAAGCCGGCGACCCGCTCGACTTCGAGCTGCAGGCCACGCTGCGCAACTACTACGCCAACCCGATGGCCACGGGCGAGAACCTGTTCTCGATGCAGGACGCGCGCAACCTGATCCGTCATGGCGGCATGCGGCCCGACCGCGACTGGCTGCAGTTCGACTGCGCGCTCAGCTACGGCCTGGTCGAGTACCTGCGCACGCTCGACATGCTCGAGCAGCACGGCTGGTCGGCGAGCCGCTGCATCCCGCATGGCGGCCACCAGATGTCGCTCAACATCGCGGCTGGGCTGGGGCTCGGCGGCAACGAGTCCTACCCCGACCTGTTCCAGCCCTTCGGCGGCTTTCCCGATGGCGTGAAGGTGGAGAACGGCCACGTCACGCTGCCGCCGCTGCCGGGCATCGGCTTCGAGGGCAAGGCCGACCTGTACGCGCGGATGCGGGCGCTGTCGGATTGA